One genomic region from Argentina anserina chromosome 2, drPotAnse1.1, whole genome shotgun sequence encodes:
- the LOC126783562 gene encoding transcription repressor OFP12-like: MPSTLGRNLNLCFTKIKRPLLTLQSPPVDDPGSLPTTTSTATASSSTSTAMSSSIIIKNFNSLYDGDNASFFDSAVTSCSIKSSDLSTSETENDTDTAAAADFATVFASQRFFFSSPGLSNSIVDQSSSSSSSSSSAALSSSDLHAPFKHNSVVVPTYSPDPYLDFRRSMQEMVEAREHQTEDEIVKAKSNWEFLHELLLCYLALNPKSTHKFIIGAFSDLLVSLLPSPKDPDFTAGVCEISRCS; this comes from the coding sequence ATGCCAAGCACTCTAGGAAGGAACTTAAATCTCTGCTTCACAAAGATCAAGCGGCCACTTTTGACTCTTCAATCCCCTCCCGTCGACGATCCCGGCTCTTTACCAACAACTACCTCCACTGCCAccgcctcctcctccacctcgaCTGCCATGTCTTCCTCGATTATAATAAAAAACTTCAACTCCCTCTACGACGGAGACAACGCCTCTTTTTTCGACTCCGCCGTTACCTCCTGCTCCATCAAGTCCTCCGATCTCTCCACCTCCGAAACCGAAAACGACACTGacaccgccgccgccgcagACTTCGCCACCGTCTTCGCTTCCCAgcgcttcttcttctcctcaccCGGCCTCTCCAACTCCATTGTCGACCagtcatcctcctcctcctcctcctcctcctccgccgcgtTGTCTTCCTCGGATCTCCACGCGCCATTCAAGCACAACAGCGTGGTAGTGCCCACTTATTCGCCCGATCCCTACCTCGACTTCCGGCGCTCCATGCAAGAGATGGTGGAGGCGCGTGAGCACCAAACGGAGGACGAGATCGTGAAGGCTAAATCTAACTGGGAGTTCCTGCATGAGCTGCTCTTGTGTTATCTGGCTCTCAACCCTAAGAGCACTCACAAGTTCATCATCGGCGCATTTTCGGATCTCCTCGTCAGTCTTCTCCCCTCA